The window CATATAATTTCGATTTCCATTAAGCATACTAACAGTTAATCAATTCACTCTAACAAGAAACCCTTGATTTTGAATAAGTTTTAAATGCATGGATTACAAGGTGACAGTAATGTCTTATATTGAAAAAATAGATCCGGAATTGTTCGAGGCTATCGAAAAGGAAGCCGAACGCCAGGAATACAAACTGAACCTGATTGCGTCAGAAAACTATGCAAGCAAGGCTGTTATGGAAGCCCAGGGCTCAATCATGACCAATAAGTATGCCGAAGGATATTCCGGCAAGCGCTATTACGGCGGCTGTGATTTCGTTGATGTTGCCGAAAACCTCGCGATTGCCAGGGCAAAGGAAATATTCGGGGCAAAGTACGTAAATGTCCAGCCCCACTCCGGTTCAGGCGCCAACATGGCAGTCTACTTCTCCGTACTGCAGCCTGGGGACACAATCATGTCCATGGACCTCTCTCACGGCGGACACCTTTCTCACGGAAGCCCGGTAAGTTTTTCCGGAAAGCTCTATCACATCGTGCCCTATGGGGTCAGCAAAGAGACGGAAACCCTGGACTATGACGAACTAATGAAAATTGCAAAAGAATGCAAACCGAAAATGATCGTATGCGGAGCTTCAGCCTATCCCCGTGAGATCAATTTCAAGAAGTTCAGGGAAATTGCCGATGAAGTCGGAGCTTACCTTCTTGCAGATATTGCCCACATTGCAGGGCTTGTAGTTGCAGGCGTACATCCAAGCCCTGTGCCTTATGCAGACTTTGTCACCACCACAACCCACAAGACCCTCAGGGGTCCCAGGGGCGGAATGATTATCACCAGGACCGAAGAGCTTTCAATAAAGGTAAACAAGGCAGTTTTCCCGGGCATTCAGGGCGGTCCCCTCATGCATGTCATAGCTGCAAAGGCAGTCGCATTTAAGGAAGCCATGAGCGAAAAGTTCAGGCAGGACCAGGTTCAGACCGTGAAGAATGCAAAGGTTCTCTGTTCCTGTTTGAGGCAGAAGGGTTTTGATATTGTTTCTGGCGGCACTGACAACCACCTTATGCTCGTAAATCTTAATAATATGAATATTACAGGCAAGGACGCGGAAGCTGCAATGAGCAAAGCCGGGATCATTGCCAACAAAAACACAGTTCCTTTCGAGACTCGCAGCCCCTTTGTAACCAGTGGGGTAAGGCTTGGGACCCCTGCCTGTACTACAAGGGGTATGAAAGAAAAAGAAATGGAATTGGTTGCAGATTACATCGAGACAGCAATCAAGAATGCAGGAAACGATGCTCTGCTGTCGGAAGTCAATGGTAAGGTAAGGGACCTCTGTTCAAGGTTCCCGATTTACACCTAATTGAGGAGATAGGGGGTTTTACCAGTTGTCAGATGAAAGCTATGAGTCACGGATCATAGATGGAAAAGTTCTTGCACAGCAGGTTGAAGAAGAAGTGAGGTCAGGAGTAGAGGACCTCGAAAGCAACCGGGGAGTTATCCCCGGGCTTGCTACCATCCTTGTAGGGGATGACCCTGCATCAAAGATGTACGTCCGCATGAAGCACAGAGCCTGCGAGCGTGTGGGCATCAGCGCAGAAGACTACCTTCTTCCGGCAGAAGCCACCCAGGAAGACCTTCTTGCCCTGATTGATACCCTTAATAAAAATAGGGATGTGCACGCAATTCTGCTTCAGCTTCCGCTGCCGAAGCACTTCTCTCCGCAGGAAGCAATGGAAGCAATGGAAGCCATATCTCCTGCAAAGGATGCGGATGGTTTTCACCCCTATAACATGGGAAAACTCATGATCGGGGATGAAGGTCTTGTCCCCTGCACCCCTCACGGGATAATCAGGGCACTTGAGGAGTACGATGTGCCTGTCAAGGGCAAAAATGCGGTTATTGTCGGGCACAGCAATGTTGTGGGAAAACCCATGGCAGCAATGCTTCTGAACAGAAACGCAACCGTTTCGGTCTGTCATATATTTACTGATGACCTGAAGAAGTACACCCTTGGTGCCGATATCATAGTGGTTGCGGCAGGGGTTAAGCACCTTATCAAAGCCGACATGGTTAAAGAAGGGGTTGTGATCTTTGACGCGGGAATCACCCAGGAAGAAGGCGGAGTATTCGGAGACGTTGACTTTAAAAATGTAATCCAAAAAGCTTCTCTTGTAACTCCTGTCCCCGGTGGTGTGGGTCCCATGACAATTGCCATGCTTATGAAGCATGTGCTCATGTGTGCAGAGAAAAACCTTTAAATGTCTTTTTTAAGGCTTTTTCTCCTTTTGTTTTTTAGTTACAGCTTTTTTAAGGGGGATATTCTTTTAAGGGGGATATTCTCTTTTAAAGGCCTTAATTCGTTTTTTATTTCTTGATTTTTTCCCTGAATTTATTAAGACTTTTTCCGGACTTTTATTCTGATGTATCTTTAATTGGGGTCAAAGCACAAAAATAATCAATTGTCTTCTCAGTCTGTTAGTACAAAGACAAGTAAATTTGTTTTTTGATTGAATCATGTTAATATATAACACACTGTGTTTTTTGACCGGCCATTTCAGGATATTGCATTATAATTATATATATAGATTTGATTAATAAGCAAAGCAGTTATCCGTATTGTGACAATATAATTTTAAACATCAATATTTTTATGTATCATTGAAGCCTATTTTACTACAATCCTGTCTGCTATCAATAAATAATAAAAATGGTTTATGAAGTCTTAATTAAATAGTCAGGTTTTCATAAAATGTTCGGGCACTAAAATGAGTTATTTGTAAACCTTAAACTCTATCCACTTCCATATATAAGGTCTCAGAAGTCCTGAACTCCTGAAAATCCTAACTTAATCGAACGTGGAAGCCCCTGTTCCCTTTCAAATCCTCCAGCATTCAGCTTCGCAGCAGAAAAAATTGTTTTGTTTCTTCTTGTCTGCAGGAAGCCTTTCAGGTGAAGGGACAGAAAAGGCTTTTTCAGGGAAATGTTGGCGAGTCAACTACCCCTAAGCTAAAGATTCAGGGGTTTGCTGCTGAGGTTTTATGAACAGCACTTGCAGTTACGATTCAACGAGATGCCGCTGAGAGCATATCATAACGGAAAAAAAGCTTCTTCAGATCCGGCTTCAAATTTCATTATTGATTAAAAATACTGTAATTAGTGCTGTAATTAGTACTGTAATTAATCTGTAATTAATACTGTAATTAATATTGTAATACTGTACTTGTTGTTTAAGTACAGTTTGTTCACTCATATTTATCAAGCGCTGTTGCGCCAACTGAGTTAAAAGCTATATAGCCTGGTTGTCAAAAATGGTAGTTAACACTGATATCTGTGGTATAAAAGTGGGAGATCAATATCCTGCACATGTAATGGGCGTTATTAACGTGAGCCCGGAATCGTTTTACAAAGGTTCGATTTCAAGCCCGGAATCTGCACTTGAGATCGCCCGAAAAATGGTTGATGACGGCGCAGCTTTCCTGGACCTGGGTGCGCGGTCAACGTGGCTCTTTGCAGAACATATAAGCAGAAAAGAAGAACTTGAGCGTTTATTGCCTGTGCTTGAAGCGCTAGAAGGCAATGTGGATGCGGTAATTTCCGTTGATACGATGTTTTCTGAAATTGCAGAAGAGGCTCTCAAAAGAGGGGCAGATGTCATAAATGATGTTTCCGGTTTTACAGCAGACCCTCGAATGATAGAAGTAGTGGCAGACCATGGCTGTCCGGCTGTGGTTATGGCTTCTAATAAAATTCCCGGAGATCCTCTGGGGATGGATTCCATTATTGAAGCACTTGATTCCATTATACAGGCTGCTGAAGCTGGAGGTGTAGTGCCTGAAAGCCTCATCCTTGACCCTGCAATAGGCAGGTGGACAGAAGAAAAGCTGCCGAAGTATGATTTTGAAACCCTGGATGATTTTGAACGCCTTAAGATTTTTGAAAAACCTCTGCTTGCAGCCCTTTCAAGGAAGTCATTCATAGGAGACGTGCTGGGGAAACCTGCATCTGAAAGGCTCTATGGCAGCCTGGCTGCAGCAGCAATTGCGGTTTACAAAGGTGCACATATTATCCGTACACATGATGTGCCCGAGACTTCTGATGTTATTAAGCTTTCAGGAGCCCTGAGAAGCCGGACAAGTGTTGTAAAGGAGGGCCGGTATGAGGTTTCGGTGCTTGAAGTAAAAACTCCTCAAGACGCAGGTATTGCAATGAGGAATATAGGAGCTACACGGGTCGGCTCGCAGGTAATGCAGGGAAAAAGCATCCATATTATGTTAAAGATCAGGAACCTTACAACCACGGAAGCTCTGATTATAAAACAGGAGATGCTTGCAAGAGGAGGAGATGCAGCCCTTGCAAGAGATGCAGTTTCCCATGAGACGGAAACTACTGACGTGCTTGTGATGGGTACCCTGCTGCAATTTGGACGCCTTGCCCGTAAACTGGAAGGTCAGGCTCGTTCCCTCCCGGTTATTGCAGAAATGATCCGCGAATGTATTTCAAATCGGACTAATCTGGAATACCGATATTTGAGGTAATTATGATCATAACTTCAGCAAAACCCTTTGAAGAGATCCTTTCCCTATTAAAAGACGAAGACGATATCTTTGTTGTAGGATGCAACGTATGTGCTGCAAAACTGAAGACTGGAGGAGAACCTGAAGTCCTTGAGATGTGCAGGCGGCTTGAAGAAAGCGGAAAGCACGTTGTAGGCTGGGTTCTTCCAACTGCAGCCTGCAGTATCCGGTCCTTTGAATCTCTGGCTGAGAAAAACGAGAAAATAAAAGACGCACGTTGCATTCTTGTTATGGGATGTGGCAGTGGAGTTTCTGCTGTTTCCACTGTTGTGGATTTGCCTATCTATGGTTCGAATAACACTCTTTCACTTGGCGGTACCAGTGGAGGTGAGCTTCTTTCCAACCAGTGTGTTATGTGTGGGGACTGTACCATAAATGAATATGGTGGTCTCTGCCCGAAATCTCAATGCCCGAAAGCCCTTCTTAATGGGCCCTGCGGAGGAGCTGTGGACGGAATGTGCGAGGTCAACAGGGAGAAGGATTGTGTATGGGATCTCATCTATGAACGTTTGAAAAAGATCGATCGGCTTGACCTTCTTTATGTTATCCATGCCCCCAAAGAGCATGGTTTTAAATAATTTCATTCCTCATATTCTTATTTAATGCATTTTAATTTTCGTGAAAAACTGAACTCCAGGAAATTTCTGGTTACTGTTGAAGTCTCGCCCCCCAAGGGGACCAGGTTTTCAGCTCCTGTGGAAGATGTCAGCCAGTTAAAAGGTGTTGCAGACGCTCTGAACGTTACGGACAATCAATGTTCAATTATGCACATGAGTTCACTGGCTTTCAGCAAGCTTCTGCTCGATCAAGGGCATGAACCTGTCATGCAGCTTACCTGCCGGGACCGGAACAGAATCGGGCTTCAATCCGATCTGCTGGGAGCATACGCTCTGGGAATCCGGAACATCTGCTTGATGACCGGTGACTATCCTACCTGTGGAGATCATCCAGGCTCAAAACCCGTTTATGACCTTGACTCCGTACAGCTTATTGAACTCGTAAGGAAGCTTGATTCAGGCATTGATTTAGCAGGAAAAAAGCTGGATGGAGGCACTTCTTTTTGTGCAGGCGCGGTCTCAGGCATAGATCCTGAAAATACGATGCAGCTGATAAAGCTTGAAAAAAAAGTCAGGTGCGGAGCCGAGTTTATTCAGACGCAGGCTGTGTATGATGTGGGTATGTTCGAAGAGTTTATGGAAGCAGTAAACCATCTTGAGGTGCCTATAATTGCAGGTTTGATTCCTCTCAAATCCCTGGTTATGGCTGAATATATGAATAAAAACATCTCAGGAATTCATGTGCCTGAAGAAACCATGCTTCGAATGAAAGATGCAGTTTCCCCTATAGAAGAAGGTCTTTCGATAGCTTCCGAGACGATAAAAGAACTGATAAAACTCTCACGCGGGATACACATTATGCCAATCGGGTCTCACAAAAACACTCCAAAATTGCTTTCAATGGCAGGAATTTCAGAAAAATAACGAGATACTAAAAATTCCCTTTTACCGGGAGATTTCGTCTATTTTTTTCCATTGCTAAGGCTTTCATTTCCTGCGTATTTTGTGTAGTTACCTTCTTTTTTGAAAAGAATTTACTTCGCATAATTTTTACGACGTCGTTCTTTTTACCTACTTTTAAATACTCACAGGAAATACATTATAATCGAGACTGCCTGTACATTACGATATCCGGTCTGGGTTTTTGAGGACGTTGGAGATGGGGATTTTCTGTTTATTTCTGGTATCTGGATTTGTTGGTGAATTAAGAGGTTTTCCTCCGGAGCCAGAGAGCCCGAAAAGGAGGTTACAATGAGGGTAATGAGTATCATATCATGCAAAATGTTTGAGGATGAAATTGTTCATCTCGTGGAGCATGACGAAGAGGTGGATGAAGTTCTAATACTAAAGAATGGGAGTTCTGGAGACATTGTAAGGAAGTTTGGTGACATTGGTTGTCCCTGCCGGGAATTGACTTTCAATAATGTCGAGGCATACAGGTGCCATAAATATGTGAAGCAGGAGGACGGGGAGGGCTTCATGCTTGTGCTCAACATCCTTGAAGTAGTTGGCATGGGAAAAAAGCGTACTATGCTGAAAACAAACGTGTATGA is drawn from Methanosarcina lacustris Z-7289 and contains these coding sequences:
- the glyA gene encoding bifunctional serine hydroxymethyltransferase/L-allo-threonine aldolase yields the protein MSYIEKIDPELFEAIEKEAERQEYKLNLIASENYASKAVMEAQGSIMTNKYAEGYSGKRYYGGCDFVDVAENLAIARAKEIFGAKYVNVQPHSGSGANMAVYFSVLQPGDTIMSMDLSHGGHLSHGSPVSFSGKLYHIVPYGVSKETETLDYDELMKIAKECKPKMIVCGASAYPREINFKKFREIADEVGAYLLADIAHIAGLVVAGVHPSPVPYADFVTTTTHKTLRGPRGGMIITRTEELSIKVNKAVFPGIQGGPLMHVIAAKAVAFKEAMSEKFRQDQVQTVKNAKVLCSCLRQKGFDIVSGGTDNHLMLVNLNNMNITGKDAEAAMSKAGIIANKNTVPFETRSPFVTSGVRLGTPACTTRGMKEKEMELVADYIETAIKNAGNDALLSEVNGKVRDLCSRFPIYT
- a CDS encoding bifunctional methylenetetrahydrofolate dehydrogenase/methenyltetrahydrofolate cyclohydrolase, with protein sequence MSDESYESRIIDGKVLAQQVEEEVRSGVEDLESNRGVIPGLATILVGDDPASKMYVRMKHRACERVGISAEDYLLPAEATQEDLLALIDTLNKNRDVHAILLQLPLPKHFSPQEAMEAMEAISPAKDADGFHPYNMGKLMIGDEGLVPCTPHGIIRALEEYDVPVKGKNAVIVGHSNVVGKPMAAMLLNRNATVSVCHIFTDDLKKYTLGADIIVVAAGVKHLIKADMVKEGVVIFDAGITQEEGGVFGDVDFKNVIQKASLVTPVPGGVGPMTIAMLMKHVLMCAEKNL
- the folP gene encoding dihydropteroate synthase — protein: MVVNTDICGIKVGDQYPAHVMGVINVSPESFYKGSISSPESALEIARKMVDDGAAFLDLGARSTWLFAEHISRKEELERLLPVLEALEGNVDAVISVDTMFSEIAEEALKRGADVINDVSGFTADPRMIEVVADHGCPAVVMASNKIPGDPLGMDSIIEALDSIIQAAEAGGVVPESLILDPAIGRWTEEKLPKYDFETLDDFERLKIFEKPLLAALSRKSFIGDVLGKPASERLYGSLAAAAIAVYKGAHIIRTHDVPETSDVIKLSGALRSRTSVVKEGRYEVSVLEVKTPQDAGIAMRNIGATRVGSQVMQGKSIHIMLKIRNLTTTEALIIKQEMLARGGDAALARDAVSHETETTDVLVMGTLLQFGRLARKLEGQARSLPVIAEMIRECISNRTNLEYRYLR
- a CDS encoding methylenetetrahydrofolate reductase C-terminal domain-containing protein, whose amino-acid sequence is MIITSAKPFEEILSLLKDEDDIFVVGCNVCAAKLKTGGEPEVLEMCRRLEESGKHVVGWVLPTAACSIRSFESLAEKNEKIKDARCILVMGCGSGVSAVSTVVDLPIYGSNNTLSLGGTSGGELLSNQCVMCGDCTINEYGGLCPKSQCPKALLNGPCGGAVDGMCEVNREKDCVWDLIYERLKKIDRLDLLYVIHAPKEHGFK
- a CDS encoding methylenetetrahydrofolate reductase — its product is MHFNFREKLNSRKFLVTVEVSPPKGTRFSAPVEDVSQLKGVADALNVTDNQCSIMHMSSLAFSKLLLDQGHEPVMQLTCRDRNRIGLQSDLLGAYALGIRNICLMTGDYPTCGDHPGSKPVYDLDSVQLIELVRKLDSGIDLAGKKLDGGTSFCAGAVSGIDPENTMQLIKLEKKVRCGAEFIQTQAVYDVGMFEEFMEAVNHLEVPIIAGLIPLKSLVMAEYMNKNISGIHVPEETMLRMKDAVSPIEEGLSIASETIKELIKLSRGIHIMPIGSHKNTPKLLSMAGISEK